In Rhodanobacter humi, the following are encoded in one genomic region:
- a CDS encoding HAD family hydrolase, producing MDTGDMASSATVGTDVPAQRVVLFDFDGVLLHGDAFYLFIRSRYARSWLRKLLVLPCLPWLLLQLPFSRRRVARTLVHAALFGTGEQRYQAQARTYAAEMVQHSRLFNRDALRTLRRHQQAGDRVIVVTGCEQALVGGILEQLGLGGVELLASRLRATGLGMRIGFHNIGANKLKALAAHGVTAWQQAYSDSLMDVPMLKPAAEPVLVNGTPKLCKKMDVALGRVVGRAEWR from the coding sequence ATGGACACAGGGGACATGGCGTCGTCCGCGACGGTCGGCACGGACGTGCCGGCGCAGCGCGTGGTGTTGTTCGACTTCGACGGCGTGCTGCTGCACGGCGACGCGTTTTACCTGTTCATCCGCAGCCGCTATGCGCGCTCGTGGCTGCGCAAGCTGCTGGTGCTGCCCTGTCTGCCGTGGCTGCTGCTGCAGCTGCCGTTCTCGCGCCGGCGCGTGGCGCGCACCCTGGTGCACGCCGCGCTGTTCGGTACGGGCGAGCAGCGCTACCAGGCGCAGGCGCGCACCTACGCCGCCGAGATGGTGCAGCACTCGCGCCTGTTCAACCGCGACGCCTTGCGCACGTTGCGCCGCCACCAGCAGGCGGGCGACCGCGTGATCGTGGTGACCGGCTGCGAGCAGGCGCTGGTGGGCGGGATCCTCGAACAGCTGGGCCTGGGCGGGGTCGAGCTGCTGGCCTCACGGCTGCGTGCCACCGGCCTGGGCATGCGCATCGGCTTCCACAACATCGGCGCGAACAAGCTCAAGGCGCTGGCCGCGCACGGCGTGACCGCGTGGCAGCAGGCCTACAGCGATTCGCTGATGGACGTGCCGATGCTCAAGCCCGCCGCCGAGCCGGTGCTGGTTAATGGCACGCCGAAGCTGTGCAAGAAGATGGACGTGGCGCTGGGCCGGGTGGTCGGCCGCGCCGAGTGGCGTTGA
- the folE gene encoding GTP cyclohydrolase I FolE, protein MSDPTPNDVTREQAEEAVRVLLRWAGEDPAREGLLDTPKRVVKAYRDWFSGYTEDPADYLKRTFKEVEGYDEMVVLRDIEFESHCEHHMAPIIGRAHVGYLPTNRVVGISKLARVVEGYARRFQVQEKLTAQIAHCIQENLRPAGVAVVVDASHECMTTRGVHKRGVSMVTSQMLGAFRDDARTRAEFLQFIGIHGGVR, encoded by the coding sequence ATGAGCGACCCCACCCCGAACGACGTCACCCGCGAACAAGCCGAGGAAGCCGTGCGCGTCCTGCTGCGCTGGGCCGGCGAGGACCCCGCGCGCGAAGGCCTGCTCGACACGCCCAAGCGCGTGGTGAAGGCCTATCGCGACTGGTTCAGCGGCTACACGGAAGACCCGGCCGACTACCTCAAGCGCACCTTCAAGGAAGTCGAGGGCTACGACGAGATGGTGGTGCTGCGCGACATCGAGTTCGAGAGCCACTGCGAGCACCACATGGCGCCGATCATCGGCCGCGCCCACGTCGGCTACCTGCCGACTAACCGCGTGGTCGGCATCAGCAAGCTGGCGCGGGTGGTGGAAGGCTACGCGCGCCGCTTCCAGGTGCAGGAGAAGCTCACCGCGCAGATCGCCCACTGCATTCAGGAGAACCTGCGGCCGGCCGGCGTGGCGGTGGTGGTCGACGCCAGCCACGAGTGCATGACCACCCGCGGCGTGCACAAGCGCGGCGTGTCGATGGTCACCAGCCAGATGCTGGGCGCGTTCCGCGACGACGCCCGCACCCGCGCCGAGTTCCTGCAGTTCATCGGCATCCACGGCGGGGTGCGCTGA
- a CDS encoding NAD(P)/FAD-dependent oxidoreductase, translating to MLRLTDLKLPLDHPAEALPAAICAKLGIQPTALHGYAVFRRGYDARKRGAIALIYTLDVDVADEAALLARHADDRHVQVTPDTRYHFVAQAPARLEHRPIVIGFGPCGLFAALILAQSGFRPIVLERGKAVRERTKDTWDLWRKRELHPDSNVQFGEGGAGTFSDGKLHSQIRDPRHHGRKVLTEFVAAGAPEEILYVSKPHIGTFRLVTMVENMRGTIEELGGEIRFDQRVDDLLIETDAPGERQVRGVRLAGGEELRSDHVVLALGHSARDTFEMLHARGVYLEAKPFSIGFRIEHPQSLIDHARFGPQAGHPILGAADYHLVHHGRDGRSVYSFCMCPGGTVVAATSEPGRVVTNGMSQYSRNERNANAAIVCDIAPADYAPYGEGPLAGIALQRHWESNAYALGGGDYSAPGQRVGDFLAGKPSRAFGDVQPSYKPGVHLTDLSTALPDYAVAAIRAAIPAFDRQIKGYALPDAMLTGVETRTSSPVRIKRRDEDLQSLNTRGLYPAGEGAGYAGGILSAAVDGIRVAEAVALSITTSRSP from the coding sequence ATGCTGCGCCTCACCGACCTCAAGCTTCCGCTGGACCATCCCGCGGAAGCACTCCCCGCGGCAATCTGCGCGAAGCTCGGCATCCAGCCCACCGCGCTGCATGGCTACGCCGTGTTCCGCCGTGGCTACGACGCGCGCAAGCGCGGCGCGATCGCGCTGATCTACACACTGGACGTGGACGTGGCCGACGAGGCCGCGCTGCTGGCTCGCCATGCGGATGATCGTCATGTGCAGGTGACGCCCGACACCCGCTACCACTTCGTGGCACAGGCACCGGCGCGACTGGAACACCGCCCCATCGTGATCGGCTTCGGTCCCTGCGGCCTGTTCGCGGCGCTGATCCTGGCGCAGTCGGGATTCCGCCCCATCGTGCTGGAACGCGGCAAGGCGGTGCGCGAGCGCACCAAGGATACCTGGGACCTGTGGCGCAAGCGCGAGCTGCATCCGGATTCCAACGTGCAGTTCGGCGAGGGTGGCGCGGGCACGTTTTCCGACGGCAAGCTGCACAGCCAGATCCGCGATCCGCGGCACCACGGCCGCAAGGTGCTCACCGAGTTCGTCGCGGCCGGCGCGCCGGAGGAGATCCTCTACGTCAGCAAGCCGCATATCGGCACGTTCCGGCTGGTGACGATGGTGGAGAACATGCGCGGCACCATCGAGGAACTGGGCGGCGAGATCCGCTTCGACCAGCGCGTGGACGATCTGCTGATCGAGACCGACGCACCGGGCGAGCGCCAGGTGCGCGGCGTGCGGCTAGCCGGCGGCGAGGAGCTGCGCAGCGACCATGTGGTGCTGGCGCTGGGCCACAGTGCGCGCGACACGTTCGAGATGCTGCATGCGCGCGGCGTGTACCTGGAGGCCAAGCCGTTCTCGATCGGCTTCCGCATCGAGCACCCGCAGTCGCTGATCGACCACGCACGCTTCGGCCCGCAGGCCGGCCATCCCATCCTCGGCGCGGCCGACTATCACCTCGTGCACCACGGCCGCGATGGCCGCTCGGTGTACAGCTTCTGCATGTGCCCCGGCGGCACCGTGGTGGCCGCCACCAGCGAGCCGGGCCGCGTGGTGACGAACGGCATGAGCCAGTACTCGCGCAACGAGCGCAACGCGAACGCGGCGATCGTCTGCGACATCGCGCCGGCCGACTACGCGCCGTACGGCGAAGGTCCGCTGGCCGGCATCGCGCTGCAGCGGCACTGGGAATCGAACGCCTACGCCCTGGGCGGTGGCGACTACAGCGCACCGGGCCAGCGCGTGGGCGACTTCCTCGCGGGCAAGCCTTCGCGCGCCTTCGGTGACGTGCAGCCCTCGTACAAGCCGGGCGTGCATCTCACCGATCTCTCCACCGCCCTGCCCGACTATGCGGTGGCCGCGATCCGCGCCGCGATCCCCGCGTTCGACCGCCAGATCAAGGGTTACGCGCTGCCCGACGCGATGCTCACCGGGGTGGAGACGCGCACTTCCTCGCCGGTGCGCATCAAGCGCCGCGACGAGGATCTGCAGAGCCTCAACACGCGCGGCCTGTACCCCGCCGGCGAAGGCGCGGGCTATGCGGGCGGCATTCTTTCCGCAGCAGTGGACGGGATCCGCGTGGCGGAGGCGGTGGCGCTGTCGATAACCACTTCCCGTTCACCCTGA
- a CDS encoding DUF1993 domain-containing protein, with protein MSLSMYQASVPVFVRALANLRHVLQQGEAHAKAKNVSDATLLQTRLIPDMLPLVKQVQIACDMAARGCARLAGVEPKSFEDNEATLAQVYARIDAAAAYVQGFQPAQIDGSEARSVVFPSRNSPSGEQRFEGQAYLFDYVLPNLFFHCTTAYAILREAGAELGKADFLGKF; from the coding sequence ATGAGTCTCTCCATGTACCAAGCCTCCGTTCCCGTCTTCGTCCGCGCGCTCGCCAACCTGCGCCATGTGCTGCAGCAGGGCGAGGCGCACGCCAAGGCCAAGAACGTCAGCGACGCCACCTTGCTGCAAACGCGCCTGATCCCCGACATGCTGCCGCTGGTCAAGCAGGTGCAGATCGCCTGCGACATGGCCGCCCGCGGCTGCGCCCGCCTCGCCGGCGTCGAACCGAAGTCGTTCGAGGACAACGAGGCCACGCTTGCGCAGGTGTACGCGCGTATCGACGCCGCGGCCGCCTACGTGCAGGGCTTCCAGCCCGCGCAGATCGACGGCAGCGAAGCGCGCAGCGTGGTCTTCCCCAGCCGCAACAGCCCCAGCGGCGAGCAGCGCTTCGAAGGCCAGGCCTACCTGTTCGACTACGTGCTGCCCAACCTGTTCTTCCACTGCACCACCGCCTACGCGATCCTGCGCGAGGCGGGCGCCGAGCTGGGCAAGGCGGATTTCCTCGGGAAGTTCTGA
- the rmuC gene encoding DNA recombination protein RmuC: MSITELLLIVLVVVVLIVIALQAVVLLHGRNVARERSDTETKFHEATTQLASAQVQAERAASLEKELRTVQEILSARRADLASMSSQHDAAGRSLALAHEQLSQLTAANKSLTEEKSRLLESQARLDQEVKSARQREIDTSKLLADAKDEMAKEFKLMANALLEEKGARLNEQQKATLSNLLTPFSKSLDDFKGKVEATREADLIAREGLIAQIRHLTELNQDIGAKAQSLTNALRGESKTRGIWGEAVLQRVLELAGLREGIEFRTQASHHTDDTDGRLIPDVVLDLPQERAIVIDAKVSLVAYERYVAATDDDHVRTEALEDHSASIKRHIKDLSGKNYPSLYNLKSVDFTLLFVPIESALMAASEADPSLAQYALERHVALVSPNTLFTVLRTIEYIWRVERTTRSMDEIVKRGGLMYDAAVRFSEHVVTIGEALAKATTATQAAEKALVSPRNGLVRQAEQLRDLGIKPKRSMPKKLSSVGDEAGATDKLPESGLEGDEPVDDEA, encoded by the coding sequence ATGTCCATCACCGAACTTCTGCTGATCGTCCTCGTCGTTGTCGTGCTTATCGTCATCGCCTTGCAAGCAGTCGTACTGTTGCACGGACGCAATGTCGCACGTGAGCGCAGCGACACCGAAACCAAATTCCACGAGGCCACTACGCAACTGGCATCTGCACAGGTGCAAGCCGAACGCGCAGCGAGCCTGGAGAAAGAACTGAGGACCGTGCAGGAGATTCTTTCGGCCAGGCGCGCCGACCTGGCCAGCATGTCCAGTCAGCATGATGCGGCAGGTAGAAGCCTGGCTCTGGCGCACGAACAACTCTCCCAACTGACCGCCGCCAACAAGAGCCTGACCGAGGAGAAAAGCAGGCTGCTCGAATCGCAGGCTCGACTCGATCAAGAAGTGAAATCGGCGCGGCAGCGTGAGATTGACACCAGCAAGCTGCTGGCAGATGCGAAGGATGAGATGGCCAAGGAGTTCAAGCTGATGGCCAATGCACTTCTGGAGGAGAAAGGCGCCCGGCTCAACGAGCAGCAGAAAGCCACACTGTCAAACCTGCTCACCCCCTTCAGCAAGTCCCTCGACGACTTCAAGGGCAAGGTTGAGGCAACTCGTGAGGCGGACCTCATAGCGCGCGAAGGATTGATCGCGCAGATCCGTCACCTGACCGAGTTGAATCAGGACATCGGCGCCAAGGCTCAGTCACTCACCAACGCGCTGCGCGGCGAGAGCAAGACGCGCGGCATCTGGGGCGAGGCAGTACTGCAACGGGTACTTGAACTGGCCGGGCTGCGTGAAGGGATCGAATTCCGCACGCAGGCAAGTCATCACACCGACGATACGGATGGCCGACTCATCCCGGACGTGGTGCTGGATCTTCCGCAAGAGCGCGCCATCGTCATCGACGCGAAAGTATCGCTGGTTGCCTACGAGCGATACGTCGCAGCGACCGACGACGATCACGTTCGCACAGAAGCACTGGAAGACCACTCCGCCTCCATCAAGCGGCATATCAAGGATCTTTCGGGAAAGAACTACCCGTCGCTCTACAACTTGAAGAGCGTGGATTTCACCCTGCTTTTCGTGCCCATCGAGAGCGCACTGATGGCTGCCAGCGAAGCCGATCCGAGCCTCGCGCAGTACGCATTGGAACGGCACGTCGCGCTCGTTTCACCGAACACCTTGTTCACCGTGCTGCGCACGATCGAATACATATGGCGCGTTGAAAGGACCACGCGCAGCATGGACGAGATCGTCAAGCGCGGTGGCCTCATGTACGACGCCGCAGTGCGCTTCAGCGAGCACGTCGTGACTATCGGTGAGGCGCTGGCCAAGGCAACCACGGCGACCCAAGCCGCGGAAAAGGCCTTGGTCAGCCCGCGGAATGGCTTGGTTCGACAAGCGGAACAACTGCGGGATCTCGGGATCAAGCCAAAGCGATCCATGCCGAAAAAGCTGTCGTCCGTAGGCGACGAGGCGGGTGCAACGGACAAACTTCCCGAAAGCGGTCTCGAAGGTGACGAGCCGGTCGACGACGAGGCCTGA
- the trpC gene encoding indole-3-glycerol phosphate synthase TrpC: protein MTDILNRILARKAEEVAERQSRLPLAELAARIPDLPETRGFAAAIEAKINAGKPAVIAEVKKASPSKGVIRADFDPAAIAKSYAKGGAACLSVLTDSDFFQGSEAFLQQARDACSLPVLRKDFIIDPYQVHEARVIGADCVLLIVAALDDDVLLQLSLQAAELDLDVLCEVHDEEELERALALPVPLIGVNNRNLRNFETSLETSLALQELMEYDRILVAESGIRTPEDVARLREGGINAFLVGEAFMRAEDPGSELKRLFGTK from the coding sequence ATGACCGACATCCTCAACCGCATCCTCGCCCGCAAGGCGGAAGAAGTGGCCGAACGCCAGTCGCGGCTGCCGCTGGCCGAACTGGCCGCGCGCATCCCCGATCTGCCCGAGACGCGCGGCTTCGCCGCGGCGATCGAGGCGAAGATCAACGCCGGCAAGCCCGCGGTGATCGCCGAGGTGAAGAAGGCCAGCCCCAGCAAGGGCGTGATCCGCGCCGACTTCGATCCGGCGGCGATCGCGAAAAGCTACGCGAAGGGTGGCGCGGCCTGCCTCTCGGTGCTCACCGACAGCGACTTCTTCCAGGGCAGCGAGGCGTTCCTGCAGCAGGCGCGCGACGCGTGTTCGCTGCCGGTGCTGCGCAAGGACTTCATCATCGACCCGTACCAGGTACACGAGGCGCGCGTGATCGGCGCCGACTGCGTGCTGCTGATCGTGGCCGCGCTGGACGACGACGTGCTGCTGCAGCTCTCGCTGCAGGCGGCCGAGCTCGACCTCGACGTGCTGTGCGAAGTGCACGACGAGGAGGAGCTGGAGCGCGCGCTGGCGCTGCCGGTGCCGCTGATCGGCGTCAACAACCGCAATCTGCGCAACTTCGAGACCTCGCTGGAGACCTCGCTGGCGCTGCAGGAACTGATGGAATACGACCGCATCCTGGTCGCCGAATCCGGCATCCGCACGCCCGAGGACGTGGCGCGGCTGCGCGAGGGCGGCATCAACGCGTTCCTGGTCGGCGAGGCGTTCATGCGCGCCGAGGACCCGGGCAGCGAACTGAAGCGGTTGTTCGGCACGAAGTAA
- a CDS encoding GGDEF domain-containing protein, which yields MRIDLATIALFGALQALLLAPLLLVATRAYAGVARTSLRIWGTVLLLQAIGWVLMGLRGQVSDWVSIVLANGVLMVSYAETTRALRLLLGVPQRRALLVMIGATGWLGIAWFGVAVPDYRMRVYIASLALGAYLLLLVWPLRHALRRGGSIAQRVMLLVLLGALAGWAARLGDLALHPAGAAGLLAYSPANAVQMIYSAVEPVLASIGFLLMYNETVQAELHRLARTDPLTGTLNRLALDEESARLFSATSRPNTLAALIIDVDHFKRINDEFGHATGDRVLAALAAAIRWRLQPPAVLGRMGGEEFLALLPGTGLAEAMALAERLRVAVAAMPPVSDADVPGVTISVGIAAYRPEDTEVQTLVRRADRALYDAKRAGRNRVVAAMGDTSPVQPGAAAPSPQQTPPAE from the coding sequence GTGCGAATCGACCTGGCCACCATCGCCCTGTTCGGTGCCTTGCAGGCGCTGCTGCTGGCACCGCTGCTGCTGGTCGCCACGCGGGCCTATGCCGGTGTCGCCCGCACCAGCCTGCGCATCTGGGGCACCGTGTTGCTGCTGCAGGCGATCGGCTGGGTGCTGATGGGGCTGCGCGGGCAGGTCAGCGACTGGGTGTCGATCGTGCTCGCCAACGGCGTGCTGATGGTGTCCTACGCCGAGACCACGCGCGCGCTGCGCCTGTTGCTGGGCGTGCCGCAACGCCGGGCCTTGCTGGTGATGATCGGCGCGACCGGCTGGCTCGGCATCGCCTGGTTCGGCGTGGCCGTGCCCGACTACCGCATGCGCGTCTACATCGCGTCGCTCGCGCTGGGTGCCTACCTGCTGTTGCTGGTGTGGCCGCTGCGCCATGCGCTGCGCCGCGGCGGCTCGATCGCGCAGCGGGTGATGCTGCTGGTGCTGCTGGGCGCCCTGGCGGGCTGGGCCGCCCGGCTGGGCGACCTGGCCTTGCATCCCGCCGGCGCGGCCGGGCTGCTCGCCTACTCGCCCGCCAATGCGGTGCAGATGATCTACAGCGCGGTGGAGCCGGTGCTCGCCAGCATCGGCTTCCTGCTGATGTACAACGAGACGGTGCAGGCCGAACTGCATCGGCTGGCGCGCACCGATCCGCTCACCGGCACGCTGAACCGCCTCGCGCTGGACGAGGAGTCGGCACGGTTGTTCAGCGCGACGAGCCGCCCCAACACGCTGGCCGCGCTGATCATCGACGTCGATCACTTCAAGCGCATCAACGACGAATTCGGCCACGCCACCGGCGACCGCGTGCTGGCGGCGCTGGCCGCCGCCATCCGCTGGCGGCTGCAGCCGCCGGCCGTGCTGGGCCGCATGGGTGGCGAGGAATTCCTCGCCCTGCTGCCGGGCACGGGCCTGGCCGAGGCGATGGCGCTGGCCGAACGACTGCGCGTGGCCGTCGCCGCGATGCCGCCCGTGTCGGATGCCGATGTTCCGGGTGTCACCATTTCCGTCGGCATCGCCGCTTACCGGCCGGAGGACACCGAGGTGCAAACCCTGGTCCGCCGCGCGGATCGCGCGCTATACGACGCCAAGCGGGCGGGGCGCAACCGTGTCGTCGCCGCCATGGGCGACACCTCGCCGGTCCAGCCCGGTGCTGCCGCCCCCTCGCCGCAGCAAACGCCGCCCGCGGAGTAA
- the trpD gene encoding anthranilate phosphoribosyltransferase gives MSAREITITPQEALQRTIEHREIFHDEMIALMRQIMAGEVSPLMTAAIITGLRVKKETVGEITGAARVMRELAHKVEVAGDTAHLLDIVGTGGDGASSFNISTASMFVAAAAGARIAKHGGRSVSSKSGSADVLEALGARIDLAPAQVAECLAETGIGFMFAPNHHPAMKVVAPVRKEMGVRTLFNILGPLTNPAGAPNILMGVFHPDLVGIQVRVLQQLGARRALVVWGRDGMDEISLGAATLVGELKDGVVREYEVEPEDFGLAMASSRNLRVADVAESKAMLERALDGERGVPHDIVCLNAGAALYAANVAASIAEGIALARAAIASGAARAKMQTFVATTQRLAGGL, from the coding sequence ATGAGCGCACGCGAAATCACCATCACGCCGCAGGAGGCCCTGCAGCGCACGATCGAGCACCGCGAGATCTTCCACGACGAGATGATCGCGCTGATGCGCCAGATCATGGCGGGCGAGGTGAGTCCGCTGATGACCGCGGCGATCATCACCGGCCTGCGCGTGAAGAAGGAGACGGTGGGCGAGATCACCGGCGCGGCGCGGGTGATGCGCGAGCTGGCACACAAGGTCGAGGTGGCGGGCGATACCGCGCACCTGCTCGACATCGTGGGCACCGGTGGCGACGGCGCCTCCAGCTTCAACATCTCCACCGCCTCGATGTTCGTGGCCGCGGCGGCGGGCGCACGCATCGCCAAGCACGGCGGGCGCAGCGTGTCGTCCAAGTCCGGCAGCGCCGACGTGCTGGAGGCACTGGGCGCGCGCATCGACCTCGCGCCCGCGCAGGTGGCCGAGTGCCTGGCCGAGACCGGCATCGGCTTCATGTTCGCGCCCAACCATCATCCGGCGATGAAGGTGGTGGCGCCGGTGCGCAAGGAGATGGGCGTGCGCACCCTGTTCAACATCCTGGGCCCGCTCACCAACCCGGCCGGCGCGCCGAACATCCTGATGGGCGTGTTCCACCCCGATCTGGTCGGCATTCAGGTGCGCGTGCTGCAGCAGCTCGGCGCGCGGCGCGCGCTGGTGGTGTGGGGCCGCGACGGCATGGACGAGATCTCGCTGGGCGCGGCCACCCTTGTCGGCGAGCTGAAGGACGGCGTGGTGCGCGAGTACGAGGTCGAACCGGAGGATTTCGGCCTGGCGATGGCGTCCAGCCGCAACCTGCGCGTGGCCGACGTGGCCGAGTCGAAGGCGATGCTGGAACGGGCGCTGGACGGCGAACGCGGCGTGCCGCACGACATCGTCTGTCTCAACGCGGGCGCGGCGCTGTACGCCGCGAACGTGGCCGCATCGATAGCCGAGGGCATCGCGCTGGCGCGAGCCGCGATTGCCAGCGGCGCGGCCCGTGCGAAAATGCAGACCTTCGTGGCAACGACGCAACGGCTGGCCGGCGGGCTGTGA
- a CDS encoding TCR/Tet family MFS transporter, producing the protein MSQPVAHAPRHHAALAFIFVTVMLDMLAFGIIIPVLPHLIVDLIGGSIAKAAVWVGAFATLFMVMQFVFSPVQGALSDRYGRRTVILISSFGLGVDFIVMALAPVLWLLFLGRAVSGICAASFSTANAYIADIVPKEKRAAAFGMLGAAFGIGFIVGPALGGFLGHWHLRLPFWVAAGLSLLNFCYGYFVLPESLPPERRAPRFDWRHANPFGAVVLLRRYPQVFALAAVFFLINLAQFSLNSTYVLYTDYRFGWGPQVVGYTLGLVGLCSGLVQAVLVRRLMPKLGERRMILIGLSLCVLGYLVFGLASSAWLFLTAIPVFCLGGLAGPPAQSMMTHQVDPHEQGRLQGALTSLASLAGIFGPSMFASLFALFISDHAPVHHLPGVAFVLAALLLFAATLVAIRATRHAAPASASTDDIAVAPMAPASLGDVLAADLPSPDPVEPSR; encoded by the coding sequence ATGAGCCAGCCTGTCGCCCACGCCCCGCGCCACCACGCCGCCCTCGCCTTCATCTTCGTCACCGTGATGCTGGACATGCTGGCGTTCGGCATCATCATCCCGGTGCTGCCGCACCTGATCGTCGACCTGATCGGCGGGAGCATCGCCAAGGCGGCGGTCTGGGTGGGCGCGTTCGCCACGCTGTTCATGGTGATGCAGTTCGTGTTCTCGCCGGTGCAGGGCGCGCTGTCGGACCGCTACGGCCGGCGCACAGTGATCCTGATCTCCAGCTTCGGCCTCGGCGTGGATTTCATCGTGATGGCGCTGGCGCCGGTGCTGTGGCTGCTGTTCCTGGGCCGCGCGGTATCCGGCATCTGCGCGGCGAGCTTCTCCACCGCGAACGCCTACATCGCCGACATCGTGCCTAAGGAAAAGCGCGCCGCCGCGTTCGGCATGCTGGGCGCGGCGTTCGGCATCGGCTTCATCGTGGGCCCGGCGCTCGGCGGCTTCCTCGGCCACTGGCACCTGCGCCTGCCGTTCTGGGTCGCGGCCGGGTTGTCGCTGCTCAACTTCTGCTATGGCTATTTCGTGCTGCCAGAGTCGCTGCCGCCGGAGCGCCGCGCGCCGCGCTTCGACTGGCGCCACGCCAACCCGTTCGGCGCGGTGGTGCTGCTGCGCCGTTACCCGCAGGTGTTCGCGCTGGCCGCGGTGTTCTTCCTGATCAACCTCGCGCAGTTCTCGCTCAACTCCACCTACGTGCTGTACACCGACTACCGCTTCGGCTGGGGCCCGCAGGTGGTGGGCTACACGCTGGGCCTGGTCGGCCTGTGCAGCGGCCTGGTGCAGGCGGTGCTGGTGCGCCGGCTGATGCCGAAGCTGGGCGAGCGGCGGATGATCCTGATCGGCCTGTCGCTGTGCGTGCTGGGCTACCTCGTGTTCGGCCTCGCGTCCAGCGCGTGGCTGTTCCTGACCGCGATCCCGGTGTTCTGCCTCGGCGGCCTCGCCGGACCGCCGGCGCAGTCGATGATGACCCACCAGGTCGACCCGCACGAACAGGGCCGCCTGCAGGGCGCGCTGACCAGCCTCGCCAGCCTCGCCGGTATCTTCGGCCCGTCGATGTTCGCCAGCCTGTTCGCGCTGTTCATCAGCGACCACGCGCCGGTGCACCACCTGCCGGGCGTGGCCTTCGTGCTGGCCGCGCTGCTGCTGTTCGCGGCGACACTGGTGGCGATCCGCGCCACTCGGCATGCCGCGCCGGCATCGGCCTCGACCGACGACATCGCCGTCGCGCCCATGGCACCAGCATCCCTAGGCGACGTGCTCGCCGCCGACCTGCCTTCCCCCGACCCAGTGGAGCCATCCCGATGA
- a CDS encoding anthranilate synthase component II has protein sequence MLLMIDNYDSFTFNLVQYLGELGQEVKVVRNDALDVAGIRALKPAHIMISPGPGTPDDAGVSLDVLRELSGEIPVFGVCLGHQAIGQAFGGKVIRAKRIMHGKTSPVRHRGQGVFAGLPDPFEATRYHSLVVEQGSLPDCLEVTAWTENADGSIDEIMGLRHRTLPVEGVQFHPESILTQHGHDLLANFLGLPRRKLAA, from the coding sequence ATGCTGCTGATGATCGACAACTACGACAGCTTCACCTTCAACCTCGTGCAGTACCTGGGCGAGCTGGGGCAGGAGGTGAAGGTGGTGCGCAACGATGCGCTGGACGTGGCCGGCATCCGCGCGCTGAAGCCCGCGCACATCATGATCTCGCCGGGGCCGGGCACACCGGACGACGCGGGCGTGTCGCTGGACGTGTTGCGCGAGCTGTCGGGCGAGATCCCGGTGTTCGGCGTGTGCCTGGGCCACCAGGCGATCGGCCAGGCCTTCGGCGGCAAGGTGATCCGCGCCAAGCGGATCATGCACGGCAAGACCTCGCCGGTGCGCCATCGCGGCCAGGGTGTGTTCGCCGGCCTGCCCGACCCGTTCGAGGCCACGCGCTACCACTCGCTGGTGGTGGAGCAGGGTTCGCTGCCGGATTGCCTGGAAGTGACGGCGTGGACGGAGAACGCGGACGGCAGCATCGACGAGATCATGGGCCTGCGCCACAGGACCTTGCCGGTCGAGGGCGTGCAGTTCCACCCCGAATCCATCCTCACCCAGCACGGCCACGACCTGCTGGCGAACTTCCTGGGCCTGCCGCGGCGGAAGCTGGCGGCATGA